A stretch of DNA from Erwinia aphidicola:
CATAATTCAATTGCGGTTTGGTTTTCTTTATAAAAAAATCTATCAATGCTATAGCTGCTGCAAGATAAAGCGCATTGCGGCATATTGTCGATGCTACTAAAGATGATGAGAGTGAAATACAGCTAAGCCATAAAACCAGTGTTGTTGTTTTAGAATGTTTCATTAGTTTATACTTCTATCTGATAATTCATTTTTTACATAATAGCTTAGCTTAGTATTAAATTCTGACATGAAGTCATTATAATCAAAATTTTCAGATGTATAGCGTTGCGCATTAGCGCTAAACTTAGCATAGGATTCCTGAAAAAGGAGTCGCTCTACAGCATCAGCACATGCTTTATGAGATAAAACCTGAGGTTCTATCAAAAAGTCATTAACAGGATCATACACCTTATGTGGAAAATCTATACTTACTCCGGATAATTTTTTATGTTCCTCTATGCTGACGGATGGTTTTACACCAATACCACAGTATTCATCACGGATGGCTTCAGGTTGTCCATCAATTAAAGGGAATACTACAGGTACTGAAAAATATAACGCTTCCATTGATGAAAGGCCAAATGGTTCTGTAACGGGTGTACTTAAATAAATGTCGATTCGATTAAAAAAATCTTTAGTGTTGTCTTGGAATCCGCTAAAAATTACTTTTTTTTCTAAATTTAACTTACTCGCTAGTTCCTCAAACGTCACTTGATCTGGACCTTTCCCTGCAATTTCAAGCATGACGTTATGACCGCGATTGATAAGCTCCTGCAGGGTCAGCAACATCACGCTAATTCCTTTTAAAGAAACAAGTCGTGATGCAGTCCCTAATTTCACACACTGTGAAAGTAATCTTGGAGAGGTATCTATACCGGAAGGTGTTTGGATTCGATTTAATACCACATCAACATTACATTTTAAGTTAAATCTTAGCTCCATTACTCTTTTTGATGCATGAGACACTGCAATAATTCCATCCAGCATGGAAAAGAAATTCAGTGTTTTTTTGTTTTTCGCATAACGCCATGAACATCCGTGGTCATAATATATTAACTTACCACGCTTAGGCTTACTTATGAGTCCTGGTACAAGATCCCAGACAATGATTACATCAGCACCAGTGCGTTCTATTTTCCACTGCAATAAATATTTGCGAAAAATTTGAGGGCAGCGTAGTGACAGTGCGTTAAAAATACGATTTGCGAAAGTAATTTTTGTCTTCGGCAGTTGTTTTTTAATTTCTTCACCGATGCTATTACTTATACAAATCACATTGTCATTATTGTCTTTATTTCCGTTGATGTACTGCAGAAAAAGGCGCTCTACGCCACCCATCTTCTCCAGGTTAATAATGTGAAGTTTTTTCATGACGCTACCTGCTGTAATGTATTCCATACCTGACTGGCACTAATCCCCGCCATCTCCTTCCCCGTTTCCGGGCGCAGTACATACTGATTCTTGCCATAACCGCCAATCAACCCCGGGTCCGTCGGGCCATAAAGGGTAATATTCGGTCGATCGAGGGCGGCGGTCAAGTGGCTAAGGCCGGTATCAACCGATACCACTGCACGCGCACCCGCCAGCGTGCGGGCAACCTGTTCCAGCGTCAGCTTAGGCAGGACCTCAACAAAGTCGAAGCCCTCGGCCAGCCTGAGTGCGCGCTGATGCTCATGCTCGGCACCCCAGGGCAATTTAATCTTTAGGCCTGAAGGCTGCATTAATCCGATCAGCTCACGCCAGTGGCTTTCCGGCCAGTGCTTATTATCGCGGGTGGTGGCGTGTAAAAACACCAGGTACTGGTTGGCATCAGCGGGCAGTTCGGCGGTGAAGTGCCGGGCAATGGCGTAGTCACCGGTAGTGGTGGGCAGGTCGTAACCAAGACTTTTGGCGAACAGTTCGCGGGTACGCTGCACCGCGTGCTGCTGCTTACTGATTTCGTAACGCTTATCGTACCACCAGCTGGCAAATGGCTCGCGTGCGCTATTTCTGTCTGCGCCGTGTTTGATACCTTTCGCCAGGCGCGTCACCAGCGCGGCGCTTTTAATCAGCCCCTGGGCGTCAATCACCGCGTCATATTCCCGCGACTGCAGTTCGCGTTTGAATGCGACCCGCTCTTCACGCACCTGGCTACCGAACCAGTGCTTACGCCAGCGGCGGATGGCAACAGGTAACACGCGGTCGACCGCCGGGTGCCAGGAAGGGATCTGGGCAAAGCCCTCTTCCACCACCCAGTCAAAGCGAATACCGGGAATGGCGTGCATGGCGTCAGTTAACGCCGGCAAAGAGTGAAGCACATCCCCCAT
This window harbors:
- a CDS encoding glycosyltransferase family 4 protein, translated to MKKLHIINLEKMGGVERLFLQYINGNKDNNDNVICISNSIGEEIKKQLPKTKITFANRIFNALSLRCPQIFRKYLLQWKIERTGADVIIVWDLVPGLISKPKRGKLIYYDHGCSWRYAKNKKTLNFFSMLDGIIAVSHASKRVMELRFNLKCNVDVVLNRIQTPSGIDTSPRLLSQCVKLGTASRLVSLKGISVMLLTLQELINRGHNVMLEIAGKGPDQVTFEELASKLNLEKKVIFSGFQDNTKDFFNRIDIYLSTPVTEPFGLSSMEALYFSVPVVFPLIDGQPEAIRDEYCGIGVKPSVSIEEHKKLSGVSIDFPHKVYDPVNDFLIEPQVLSHKACADAVERLLFQESYAKFSANAQRYTSENFDYNDFMSEFNTKLSYYVKNELSDRSIN
- the rfaC gene encoding lipopolysaccharide heptosyltransferase RfaC — encoded protein: MRVLIIKTSSMGDVLHSLPALTDAMHAIPGIRFDWVVEEGFAQIPSWHPAVDRVLPVAIRRWRKHWFGSQVREERVAFKRELQSREYDAVIDAQGLIKSAALVTRLAKGIKHGADRNSAREPFASWWYDKRYEISKQQHAVQRTRELFAKSLGYDLPTTTGDYAIARHFTAELPADANQYLVFLHATTRDNKHWPESHWRELIGLMQPSGLKIKLPWGAEHEHQRALRLAEGFDFVEVLPKLTLEQVARTLAGARAVVSVDTGLSHLTAALDRPNITLYGPTDPGLIGGYGKNQYVLRPETGKEMAGISASQVWNTLQQVAS